The following are encoded in a window of Caballeronia sp. NK8 genomic DNA:
- a CDS encoding catalase translates to MSPTQSSSDGTGWTDKLDDATTLAMLVRAIGEQQSKLATSSHTGLNGQVDRAQHQKQLLGAFGTLRIADDIPDALRFGPFASSTPMTYRVACRISNGQPCPQSDTASDVRGIAVKFFTQEGVETDLLMTNEGGRSHARNAVQFMAVADIIVALLSEGPVSGIAQGLREMMMAKLGPVEAARILAILFKETKAHHVDSVATEHYWGSVVQLGRAAIKYSLHPHPSTPAGTNAERHGDNYLRADVFNRLEQGPVKWQLGLQCFADEATTPVNDASVAWKSDVVMIGELEIAAPPSREDEARIDQLAFNPAHGFAPLGITHARQDVYAASAANRTGRGVLSSDEARALLASH, encoded by the coding sequence ATGAGCCCCACTCAATCATCCAGCGATGGAACCGGCTGGACCGACAAACTTGATGACGCGACGACGCTCGCGATGCTCGTCAGGGCGATCGGCGAGCAGCAGAGCAAACTTGCGACGAGCAGCCACACGGGCCTGAACGGGCAGGTCGATCGCGCGCAGCATCAGAAGCAGTTGCTCGGTGCTTTCGGAACGCTTCGGATTGCAGATGATATTCCCGATGCGCTTCGTTTCGGACCGTTCGCCTCGTCAACGCCGATGACGTATCGCGTCGCCTGCCGCATCTCCAACGGGCAGCCGTGCCCGCAGTCCGACACCGCATCCGACGTGCGCGGCATCGCGGTCAAGTTCTTCACGCAAGAGGGCGTCGAGACTGATCTGCTGATGACAAACGAAGGCGGCCGCTCGCACGCGCGCAACGCGGTGCAGTTCATGGCGGTCGCGGATATCATTGTCGCGCTGCTTTCCGAGGGACCGGTGAGCGGCATCGCGCAGGGCTTGCGCGAAATGATGATGGCCAAGCTCGGACCTGTCGAAGCCGCGCGCATCCTCGCGATTCTCTTCAAGGAGACGAAGGCGCATCACGTCGACAGCGTCGCGACGGAGCACTACTGGGGATCGGTCGTGCAACTGGGCCGCGCGGCGATCAAGTACTCGCTTCATCCGCACCCTTCGACGCCCGCCGGAACGAACGCGGAACGCCACGGCGACAACTATCTGCGCGCCGACGTTTTCAACCGCCTGGAGCAGGGTCCGGTGAAATGGCAACTCGGCCTGCAATGCTTCGCCGATGAAGCAACCACGCCCGTCAACGACGCCTCCGTCGCGTGGAAGTCGGATGTCGTGATGATCGGCGAGCTCGAAATCGCTGCGCCGCCTTCGCGCGAGGACGAGGCGCGCATCGACCAGCTCGCCTTCAATCCGGCCCACGGCTTCGCGCCGCTCGGCATCACGCATGCGCGCCAGGATGTCTACGCCGCGAGCGCCGCGAATCGCACAGGACGTGGCGTGCTGTCGAGCGATGAAGCGCGCGCGCTGCTGGCTTCGCATTGA
- a CDS encoding cytochrome c — MSTRASIVTCILGVSLAADAGAQTQTQTADAWRALRIADCARCHGKDYEGLAAPSIVGFARTQSRERFIAAILDGNPPMGMPAYRGNAPIENHIDAIYRYFAGRADGSIAASATPGRE; from the coding sequence TTGAGCACGCGGGCATCGATCGTGACGTGCATCCTCGGCGTCTCGCTCGCCGCAGATGCCGGGGCGCAGACTCAAACGCAGACCGCCGACGCCTGGCGCGCGCTCCGCATTGCCGACTGCGCGCGCTGTCACGGCAAGGATTACGAGGGACTCGCCGCGCCATCGATCGTCGGCTTTGCGCGCACGCAGAGTCGCGAGCGCTTCATCGCGGCGATCCTCGATGGCAATCCGCCGATGGGCATGCCTGCCTACCGCGGCAACGCGCCGATCGAGAATCATATCGACGCGATCTATCGCTACTTCGCCGGACGCGCCGACGGCAGCATCGCCGCGAGCGCGACGCCCGGCCGCGAGTGA
- a CDS encoding ParB/RepB/Spo0J family partition protein, protein MSNNIREQLMAKTANLPKPADFKGENKKDRTNRGPQTMPGITSALAAAQLRIQELEARGVDTEIPVDSIVPNPWQPRRQFSEAKLSELARSIGEVGLLQAVTVRRVGESYQLVAGERRWRAHKLINKATVRAVVIECTDQDMAALALMENVTRDDLSDYEIAIAIRRAESEFPNRTRLAEAMGISRSDLYRFLAYDALPDFVKRDLDLNPSVLGASSAQDIANALKKSGEQGLKALQELWPQVLSGDLVQTKVAASLSAQASRGESATDAGGRSILKIFAGKVQAGSITKDVKGLTFKFKAGVMTEEQENQLREHIGKMFSIRSE, encoded by the coding sequence ATGAGCAATAACATCAGAGAACAGCTGATGGCCAAAACGGCTAACTTGCCGAAGCCTGCGGACTTCAAAGGAGAGAACAAGAAGGATCGAACGAACCGTGGCCCACAGACGATGCCGGGCATTACGAGCGCATTGGCGGCAGCGCAACTCCGCATTCAGGAACTGGAGGCGAGGGGCGTCGATACGGAAATTCCCGTCGACTCCATCGTGCCAAATCCGTGGCAGCCGCGTCGTCAATTCAGCGAGGCCAAGCTGTCGGAGTTGGCACGTTCGATCGGTGAGGTCGGCTTGCTGCAGGCTGTGACGGTGCGGCGTGTCGGTGAGTCGTATCAGCTCGTGGCTGGCGAGCGGCGGTGGCGTGCTCACAAGCTCATCAACAAGGCGACCGTGCGTGCCGTCGTGATCGAGTGCACGGACCAGGATATGGCGGCATTGGCGCTGATGGAAAACGTCACGCGCGATGATCTGTCCGATTATGAAATCGCTATTGCCATTCGTCGTGCGGAGTCCGAGTTTCCGAACCGGACCAGACTTGCGGAAGCAATGGGAATCTCGCGCAGCGATCTCTATCGATTTCTTGCTTATGACGCGCTGCCAGACTTCGTTAAGCGAGATCTGGATTTGAACCCGTCAGTACTTGGAGCATCGTCGGCGCAGGATATCGCGAACGCGCTCAAGAAGAGTGGGGAACAGGGACTCAAGGCGCTTCAGGAACTCTGGCCGCAAGTCCTGTCGGGCGATCTGGTTCAGACAAAGGTTGCGGCGAGTTTGAGTGCGCAGGCGAGTCGAGGCGAATCTGCAACTGACGCGGGCGGCCGAAGCATACTCAAGATTTTCGCCGGTAAGGTACAGGCGGGGAGCATTACGAAGGACGTCAAAGGCCTTACGTTCAAGTTTAAGGCCGGAGTGATGACGGAGGAGCAGGAGAATCAACTCAGAGAGCATATAGGAAAGATGTTCTCGATTCGGTCTGAGTGA
- a CDS encoding ParA family protein: MANVGTLPMEDRKVTLREVAEFADNLEPFSDNLREQILAPRPRKLAPFYTISELADMCNLTRQQIQYLVTKGEGGLPAGTLNGSGRSRTFTLPEVRMWVKMASDIYQTPLDDGRGTFRGKVLTTAQLKGGSAKTTTTVCLAQALTLLGRKVLLIDLDPQASASELCGLYAEKEISGDDTVLPYIYDQNVEGGLSASVQSTYWDGLDIIPGHTFLYGAEFLLPARQKTIQGYRFWAVLREGLEPLRSQYDYILIDTSPSLSYMNLNALLAADALVMPMIPENLDFISSLAFWRLFSDVAEDFLPYEEDKVYDFISILLSKVDYGKTSSAPVVRQWAQSAYGRWLDPFEIPASSVMSGGALSFSTALDVVSTHSTAKSLQRVRQPMMQYAKWLDDMFVKSWKESA; encoded by the coding sequence ATGGCAAACGTAGGCACCCTACCTATGGAAGACCGGAAGGTTACGCTTCGCGAAGTAGCGGAATTTGCGGATAACCTTGAGCCCTTTTCGGACAATCTTCGGGAGCAGATCCTCGCTCCTCGCCCGCGCAAGCTCGCACCCTTTTACACGATCAGCGAACTCGCTGATATGTGCAACCTGACGCGTCAGCAGATTCAATATCTGGTGACCAAAGGAGAAGGCGGACTCCCAGCCGGTACGCTCAACGGCAGCGGCCGCAGCCGGACGTTTACTCTGCCCGAAGTCAGAATGTGGGTGAAGATGGCGTCCGACATTTACCAGACCCCCCTCGACGATGGCCGTGGCACGTTCCGGGGCAAGGTGCTGACGACCGCGCAACTGAAGGGCGGATCGGCGAAGACGACGACGACCGTTTGCCTCGCGCAGGCACTGACGCTTCTTGGCCGCAAGGTGTTGCTGATCGATCTCGATCCTCAGGCTTCGGCATCGGAACTATGCGGCCTGTACGCCGAGAAGGAAATTTCCGGCGATGACACCGTGCTGCCCTATATCTACGATCAGAACGTGGAAGGCGGACTGAGCGCAAGCGTGCAGTCGACGTACTGGGACGGCCTCGACATTATCCCTGGTCACACCTTTCTATATGGTGCGGAATTTCTCTTGCCCGCTCGTCAGAAGACGATTCAAGGCTACCGCTTTTGGGCCGTGTTGCGGGAAGGCCTCGAGCCGCTTCGATCGCAGTACGACTATATATTGATCGACACATCCCCTTCGCTGTCGTACATGAACTTGAACGCGCTGCTCGCTGCCGACGCGCTCGTCATGCCGATGATTCCGGAGAATCTGGATTTCATTAGTTCGCTGGCGTTCTGGCGGTTGTTCTCGGATGTCGCGGAAGACTTTCTTCCGTATGAAGAGGACAAGGTCTACGACTTCATTTCAATCCTGCTGTCGAAGGTGGATTATGGCAAGACGTCCTCGGCTCCGGTCGTCCGGCAATGGGCGCAGAGCGCGTATGGTCGCTGGCTCGATCCGTTTGAGATCCCGGCAAGTTCGGTGATGAGCGGCGGCGCACTTTCATTCTCGACGGCTCTGGATGTCGTCAGTACCCACTCGACTGCAAAGTCGCTTCAGCGGGTGCGGCAACCCATGATGCAATATGCCAAATGGCTGGATGATATGTTCGTCAAATCCTGGAAGGAGTCGGCATGA
- a CDS encoding transporter has product MQAQHIRQTTRRRRTCALALLGAVCSITAHASGIPFATDRPQTWQFSSDFEGTYDSFGQNIEWNHDSRAFDSHGNQIAGSGTNTFVGLSTFIQYWKVPSLPRVGFNASITLPAIRTQGSQFSASGIGDPLIGGLVWYNPAPATTLGFQAYMQVPIGQDAVSTNTWSLWPSVFYDDWYGHLNVDLLLGGILRGRTLRSGHDDLSPGNTFHLNLRVGYSISPPDNPFAIPFVGLDYQTSGGTFNQTASIPVSDSASRETTVGIGVLFQFKPNSLPFLHQKMYDQLSIQYQHSVSGRNTTLTNGILVQAWHYW; this is encoded by the coding sequence ATGCAGGCGCAGCACATACGACAGACGACTCGAAGACGGAGAACATGCGCGCTCGCGCTGCTTGGCGCGGTTTGCTCGATAACCGCGCACGCGTCGGGTATCCCGTTCGCGACGGATCGCCCGCAAACCTGGCAGTTCAGCAGCGACTTCGAAGGCACGTACGATTCCTTCGGCCAGAACATCGAATGGAATCACGACAGCCGCGCGTTCGATTCGCACGGCAATCAGATCGCGGGTTCGGGCACGAACACTTTCGTCGGCCTCTCGACGTTCATTCAATACTGGAAAGTGCCGTCGTTGCCGCGCGTCGGCTTCAACGCGAGCATCACGCTGCCCGCGATCCGCACGCAGGGCTCGCAGTTCTCCGCAAGCGGCATCGGGGACCCGCTCATCGGCGGACTCGTCTGGTACAACCCCGCGCCCGCGACGACGCTCGGCTTTCAGGCCTACATGCAGGTGCCGATCGGGCAGGACGCGGTATCGACGAATACGTGGTCGCTCTGGCCGTCCGTCTTCTATGACGACTGGTACGGACACCTGAACGTGGACCTGCTGCTCGGCGGCATTCTGCGCGGACGCACGCTGCGCTCGGGTCACGACGACCTGAGCCCGGGCAACACGTTTCATCTGAACCTGCGCGTCGGCTACAGCATCTCGCCGCCCGACAACCCCTTCGCGATTCCGTTCGTCGGTCTCGATTACCAGACGAGCGGCGGCACGTTCAATCAGACCGCATCGATACCGGTCTCGGATAGCGCGAGCCGCGAAACGACTGTCGGTATCGGCGTGCTGTTCCAGTTCAAGCCGAACAGCCTGCCGTTTCTGCACCAGAAGATGTACGACCAGCTTTCCATCCAGTACCAGCACTCGGTTTCGGGGCGCAACACGACGCTCACCAACGGAATTCTCGTGCAGGCGTGGCACTACTGGTGA
- a CDS encoding AraC family transcriptional regulator, producing MSAPAAAARIDRFSTIAGVPGLEYCISGPRPYSLALSNSSDMICLLLGTIVSDTRYDDGPAARFTFRAETAAYHPRGESMRIDAHDVRHGFIAFRYADAFVNRIAERSAEPLRRAGSRSNLGADSIRHLVRYARQKAHGERAKVDPWEMQCVATLAWIETTRHLERAARERKSALTDAGFATLETYVADNIDQSLSCADIAAELDLPVRAVFDGVKARTGHSLYRYVLEKRIDAAARMLRSGSAPLVEVAAACGFSSQQHMTALFSGRLGTTPLRYRKDAA from the coding sequence ATGAGCGCCCCTGCCGCGGCCGCCCGCATCGATCGCTTCAGCACGATCGCGGGCGTGCCGGGACTCGAATACTGCATCTCTGGCCCGCGCCCTTATTCGCTGGCGTTGAGCAATTCGTCGGACATGATCTGCCTGCTGCTCGGCACGATCGTCTCCGATACGCGCTACGACGACGGCCCCGCCGCGCGATTCACCTTTCGCGCGGAAACGGCGGCATATCATCCGCGCGGCGAGAGCATGCGGATCGACGCGCACGACGTGCGGCACGGTTTCATCGCGTTTCGTTATGCGGATGCCTTCGTGAACCGCATCGCCGAGCGCAGCGCGGAGCCGTTGCGGCGTGCGGGCAGCCGCAGCAACCTCGGCGCGGATTCGATCCGGCATCTCGTGCGTTATGCGCGTCAGAAAGCGCACGGCGAGCGGGCCAAGGTCGATCCGTGGGAGATGCAATGCGTCGCCACGCTCGCGTGGATCGAAACGACGCGCCATCTCGAACGCGCGGCGCGCGAGCGCAAATCGGCACTGACGGACGCCGGATTCGCGACGCTCGAAACGTATGTCGCGGACAACATCGACCAGAGTCTTTCCTGCGCCGATATCGCAGCCGAACTCGATCTGCCCGTGCGCGCCGTGTTCGACGGCGTGAAGGCGCGCACCGGTCATTCGCTCTATCGCTACGTGCTGGAAAAGCGCATCGACGCGGCCGCGCGGATGCTGCGCTCCGGTAGCGCGCCGCTAGTCGAGGTCGCGGCGGCGTGCGGGTTTTCATCGCAGCAGCATATGACAGCGCTCTTTTCCGGACGGCTCGGCACGACGCCGTTGCGCTACAGAAAAGACGCGGCATAA
- a CDS encoding TonB-dependent receptor has product MTTSIAFSTSRNARLFPWTTLLFATLAQAQSPAIEDTPIQPIFVTANPLGSNALVSPSSSIDGNALTLRRADSIGETLNGLPGVSTTTYGPMVGRPIIRGMDGDRIRLLQNGVAAYDASSLSYDHAVPQDTLSVERVEIVRGPAALLYGGNAIGGVVNTIDNRIPREPIEGVSGQVDASYGGANDARAGAAQVEGGNGRFAFHVDAFDRETSKERIPGFAHSDRQRALDGPDVAQPYGSIPNSDGRWHGGAVGSSYTWADGYAGISYNGYEANYSSVAEDDVRLRMHQDHIAAASEIRNLQGPFSQLKFDFGYTDYEHKEIDNGETGTTFRNHGYEARIEARHRKIGPLDGAIGVQVSQNTFSALGDEALVPTSQTTSAALFGLEEWSVTDALKLSLGARYEHVNIDPTSGGNEKFAASPKRDFNAGSVSAGALFKLNPAWSVVGNVAYTERAPTYYELYSNGPHDATGQYLIGNPDAQKEQAISTDLSLRFASGPNKASAGVFYSRFRNYLTEFNTGRLVDDDDQPVAPGTDDALNEAVYRGVRAEFYGIELDGTWRVFDRGAQRLDVEFVADYTHARNVDTGEPLPRISPLRATLALDYAYGPYGARTELVHAWAQDRVPENDLPTGSYTTLGVILTYKFRFGATNWLAYVRGQNLTNQEVRYASSVVRDIAPEGGRSVMIGLRTAF; this is encoded by the coding sequence GTGACCACCTCCATTGCATTCTCCACCAGCCGCAACGCCAGGTTATTCCCTTGGACGACGCTTCTATTCGCAACCCTCGCCCAAGCCCAATCACCCGCGATCGAAGATACCCCGATTCAACCCATCTTCGTCACCGCAAACCCACTCGGTTCGAACGCGCTGGTCTCACCATCGAGTTCGATCGACGGCAACGCCCTCACGCTACGCCGCGCCGACTCCATCGGTGAAACCCTCAACGGCCTGCCCGGCGTCTCCACGACAACCTACGGCCCGATGGTCGGAAGGCCGATCATCCGCGGCATGGATGGCGATCGCATCCGCTTGCTGCAAAACGGCGTCGCGGCTTACGACGCGTCGTCGCTGTCGTACGATCACGCCGTGCCGCAAGACACCTTGTCGGTCGAACGCGTGGAAATCGTGCGCGGCCCGGCGGCCTTGCTCTACGGCGGCAATGCGATCGGCGGCGTGGTGAACACCATCGACAACCGCATCCCCCGCGAGCCGATCGAAGGCGTATCGGGACAGGTCGACGCCAGCTACGGCGGTGCCAACGATGCCCGCGCGGGCGCGGCGCAAGTCGAAGGCGGAAACGGCCGCTTCGCGTTTCACGTCGATGCGTTCGATCGCGAAACCAGCAAGGAACGCATTCCCGGCTTCGCGCACTCCGACCGGCAACGCGCGCTGGACGGTCCCGACGTTGCGCAGCCCTACGGCAGCATCCCGAACAGCGACGGCCGATGGCACGGCGGCGCCGTCGGCTCGTCCTACACATGGGCGGACGGTTATGCCGGCATCAGCTACAACGGCTACGAGGCGAACTACAGTTCGGTCGCCGAGGACGACGTCCGTCTGCGCATGCATCAGGATCACATCGCGGCGGCGTCGGAGATACGCAATCTGCAAGGGCCTTTCAGCCAGTTGAAGTTCGACTTCGGCTACACCGATTACGAACACAAGGAAATCGATAACGGCGAAACCGGCACGACCTTCCGCAATCACGGCTACGAAGCGCGCATCGAGGCGCGGCACAGGAAGATCGGCCCGCTCGACGGCGCCATCGGCGTACAGGTGAGCCAGAACACGTTCTCCGCACTGGGCGACGAAGCGCTCGTCCCCACATCGCAGACGACCAGCGCCGCGCTTTTCGGTCTCGAAGAATGGTCCGTCACCGATGCGCTGAAGCTGAGTCTCGGCGCGCGTTACGAACACGTGAACATCGACCCGACCTCCGGCGGAAACGAAAAGTTCGCCGCTTCGCCCAAGCGCGACTTCAATGCCGGCAGCGTTTCCGCGGGCGCGTTGTTCAAGTTGAATCCGGCGTGGAGCGTGGTCGGCAATGTCGCGTACACGGAGCGCGCACCGACTTATTACGAGCTTTACTCGAACGGCCCGCACGACGCGACCGGTCAATATCTCATCGGCAATCCCGACGCGCAGAAAGAACAGGCGATCTCGACCGATCTGTCGCTGCGCTTCGCGAGCGGCCCGAACAAGGCGAGCGCGGGCGTGTTCTACAGCCGCTTCCGCAACTATCTGACCGAATTCAATACAGGCCGTCTCGTCGACGACGATGACCAGCCCGTCGCACCCGGCACCGACGACGCGCTCAATGAAGCAGTCTATCGGGGCGTGCGCGCGGAGTTTTACGGCATCGAACTGGACGGCACGTGGCGCGTTTTCGACAGGGGCGCGCAACGGCTGGATGTCGAATTCGTCGCGGACTATACGCATGCGCGCAATGTCGATACCGGCGAGCCGCTGCCGCGCATTTCGCCGCTGCGCGCGACGCTGGCGCTCGATTATGCATACGGACCCTACGGCGCGAGAACCGAACTGGTTCACGCGTGGGCGCAGGATCGCGTGCCGGAAAACGACTTGCCGACCGGCAGCTACACCACGCTGGGCGTCATCCTGACGTACAAATTCCGCTTCGGCGCGACGAACTGGCTTGCGTACGTGCGCGGCCAGAACCTGACGAATCAGGAAGTGCGCTACGCGAGTTCGGTCGTGCGCGATATCGCGCCGGAAGGCGGACGCAGCGTGATGATCGGCTTGCGTACTGCCTTCTGA
- a CDS encoding zinc-finger-containing protein, which translates to MRVGRPVKPLPHPNCDYCGAPATLTRAGDEAYPYRDDHGPLWMCADCQAWIGIFPRSTRNVPLGRLADARLRDLKVKLHAALEPLVQAKVRRDGCNVFEARSKGMKWLAQAIGVEPDKCSIHTLDADQCERAIAVVEHFEQERGQHPSDSAIDER; encoded by the coding sequence ATGCGTGTCGGCCGACCCGTCAAACCTCTGCCTCATCCGAACTGCGATTACTGCGGCGCGCCCGCGACCCTGACGCGCGCAGGCGACGAAGCGTATCCGTATCGCGACGACCACGGCCCGCTGTGGATGTGCGCGGACTGTCAGGCGTGGATCGGCATCTTTCCGCGCAGCACGCGCAATGTTCCGCTCGGCCGTCTCGCCGATGCGCGCCTGCGCGATCTGAAAGTGAAACTGCACGCGGCGCTCGAACCGCTTGTGCAGGCAAAGGTCCGGCGCGACGGCTGCAATGTGTTCGAGGCGCGGTCCAAGGGGATGAAGTGGCTTGCGCAGGCGATCGGCGTCGAGCCGGACAAGTGCAGCATCCACACGCTCGACGCCGACCAGTGCGAGCGCGCGATCGCGGTCGTCGAACATTTCGAACAGGAACGCGGTCAGCACCCTTCAGATTCGGCGATCGATGAACGTTAA
- a CDS encoding AEC family transporter: protein MHLAGMILPIFAIIVAGWAARVSGYMPHALAPSLMQFAYYVAMPALVFLTIADESLRALLEWGFLAAFGGGSMLCFVLMLLALRFARGASLGTSAMLAAAVSMTNTGFVALPILKTLYGKPGVLAAAVATVFVGAIMFPVLVVLLEISRYDASRKISAVALLRQIGTNPVILATICGLLWSVAGLTLPGPVASFLTILGEALTPCALFAIGLDLTFSELRGRVSLYALLTALKLAVVPLVVYALCLATGLSHTATIAAVVCAAVPTAKSAYVLASEYDIEKTVVGAAISMTTLLSIVTLLAWLYVL from the coding sequence ATGCATCTCGCCGGCATGATTCTTCCGATCTTCGCCATCATCGTGGCGGGATGGGCGGCGCGCGTCTCGGGCTACATGCCGCACGCGCTGGCGCCGTCGCTGATGCAGTTCGCGTATTACGTCGCGATGCCCGCGCTGGTCTTTCTCACCATCGCCGACGAATCGCTGCGCGCGCTGCTCGAATGGGGCTTTCTCGCCGCGTTCGGCGGCGGCTCGATGCTCTGCTTCGTGCTGATGTTGCTGGCCTTGCGATTCGCGCGCGGCGCAAGCCTCGGCACGAGCGCCATGCTCGCCGCCGCCGTCTCGATGACCAACACTGGTTTCGTCGCGCTGCCGATTTTGAAAACGCTCTACGGCAAACCCGGCGTGCTCGCGGCGGCGGTCGCGACCGTGTTCGTCGGCGCGATCATGTTTCCTGTGCTCGTCGTGCTGCTGGAAATCAGCCGCTACGATGCATCGCGCAAGATCAGCGCAGTGGCGCTGTTGCGTCAGATCGGGACCAATCCCGTGATTCTCGCGACGATCTGCGGACTGTTGTGGTCCGTCGCCGGATTGACGCTGCCCGGACCGGTCGCGTCCTTTCTCACGATACTCGGTGAAGCGCTGACGCCGTGCGCGCTCTTCGCGATCGGACTCGATCTGACCTTCAGCGAATTGCGCGGACGCGTAAGCCTGTATGCGCTGCTCACGGCGCTGAAGCTCGCGGTCGTGCCGCTCGTCGTGTACGCGCTGTGCCTGGCGACGGGACTCAGTCACACCGCAACCATCGCGGCGGTCGTCTGCGCCGCCGTGCCGACGGCCAAGAGCGCGTACGTGCTCGCATCCGAATACGACATCGAGAAGACCGTCGTGGGCGCGGCCATTTCGATGACCACGCTTCTTTCCATCGTCACCTTGCTCGCATGGCTCTACGTGCTCTAG
- a CDS encoding LysR family transcriptional regulator, giving the protein MDLFMSMEAFVRAAEAQSFASAARQLGVAKSVVTSRVKQLEEHFGVALFHRSTRAVRLSEVGESYYRDCLLLVSKVRELSGRASEQTQSLSGTLNVHVLPGFALGHFSQALIAFREAHPRIEFVVTVNDRVIDPVQEGFDLALQIYPPASNLLVERKLFPVRGVLCATPAYLKEEPVIETPLDLLRHDFARYAHYPWGDNWPLMKGNECYEIALNAVLKTNSVHLLLEFARAGAGVVYLPTMVAASDLLERRLVRVLPDYAAPPLWLSAVYPTSHRSTTKVKAFVDFLRERYLSEPQWDKALGIAPPDDEERNVDEELGDP; this is encoded by the coding sequence ATGGACCTCTTCATGTCGATGGAGGCCTTCGTGCGCGCAGCCGAAGCGCAGAGTTTCGCGAGCGCGGCACGGCAACTCGGCGTGGCGAAATCGGTCGTCACGTCGCGCGTCAAGCAGCTCGAAGAGCATTTCGGCGTCGCGCTGTTTCATCGTTCGACGCGTGCGGTGCGCTTGTCGGAAGTCGGTGAATCGTACTATCGCGATTGCCTGCTGCTCGTCTCCAAGGTACGCGAACTATCGGGACGCGCGAGCGAACAAACGCAATCGCTCTCGGGCACGCTCAATGTGCATGTGCTGCCGGGCTTCGCGCTCGGGCATTTTTCGCAGGCGCTGATCGCGTTTCGCGAGGCGCATCCGCGCATCGAGTTCGTCGTGACGGTGAACGATCGCGTGATCGATCCCGTGCAGGAAGGCTTCGATCTCGCGCTGCAGATCTATCCGCCTGCATCGAACCTGCTCGTCGAACGCAAGCTCTTTCCGGTGCGCGGCGTGTTGTGCGCGACGCCCGCGTATCTCAAGGAAGAGCCTGTCATCGAGACGCCGCTCGATCTTTTGCGTCACGATTTCGCACGTTACGCGCACTATCCGTGGGGCGACAACTGGCCGCTCATGAAGGGCAACGAGTGTTATGAGATCGCCCTGAATGCCGTGTTGAAGACCAACAGCGTGCATCTGCTGCTCGAATTCGCGCGCGCGGGCGCGGGCGTCGTCTATCTGCCGACGATGGTCGCCGCGAGCGACCTGCTCGAACGCCGCCTCGTGCGCGTGCTGCCCGATTACGCTGCGCCGCCGTTGTGGCTCTCCGCGGTGTATCCGACTTCGCATCGATCGACGACCAAGGTCAAAGCCTTCGTCGATTTCCTGCGCGAGCGCTATCTGAGCGAGCCGCAATGGGACAAGGCGCTCGGTATTGCGCCGCCCGACGACGAAGAGCGCAATGTCGATGAAGAGCTCGGCGATCCCTGA